From the Cohnella herbarum genome, one window contains:
- a CDS encoding ATP-dependent nuclease, producing MYISELKVAGYKNAKETSRIKFNKGLNVLVGENGSGKTTIINALRLILKENEFSYMNISEDDFFISLDKQVSSENIKIDITFDSLTPDEEVTFLSWCDAEFKAQLHLEVNANPNRKGYYKKEIWGGQSKASIFEEETFECIDCIYFPPLRDAEEKLVNGKKSRLAQLLKKQYGDNKEKLVDSVKGFNDIITSNADGNYNEIEAAKKNINTKLVETLGSHLGQSVNLQFAETTFNKVVESIKMVFFPLSGETDPNKFRDIATNSLGYNNLLYIATVFAELELLKDNNLVTVLLIEEPEAHLHPQLQVKFIKYLKQLTDMLHNTQVVITTHSPVLASSISIDNLIHIVQKDENFVATALKDINMGNSKGYLNRWLDVTKSTLLFSKGIILVEGISEAMLIPVLAQITLAKYNISVIETSKKPLPSSLEEAGVSVININGINFKHFLKLFSDCDDSSGEETLPIRCSGITDNDPGKTEISLFDKVGMPILSDDGRPKKKLIETYPLPSNTSKGNNSALALIEDVNKSKWARLFHSPLKTFEYDLAMEKNTKLMAQTLKILWPTGNGKVSKDCEKIIEYDNKYVDENLLSEDAKFIIEHIEDENIGKGTFAQQFAEIIETQINNELFKIASEKSNSTAILQNISKLINVPKYIEDAVIWSCGGDLHD from the coding sequence ATGTACATATCTGAGCTAAAAGTGGCTGGGTATAAAAATGCGAAGGAAACCTCACGAATAAAATTTAACAAAGGACTTAATGTTTTAGTCGGTGAGAATGGATCAGGGAAAACCACTATAATAAATGCATTGAGGTTAATTCTCAAAGAAAATGAGTTTTCATATATGAATATATCGGAGGATGACTTCTTTATATCGCTCGATAAACAAGTTTCTTCTGAAAATATTAAAATTGATATCACCTTTGATTCATTAACCCCAGATGAAGAAGTAACCTTCTTATCATGGTGTGATGCTGAGTTCAAAGCACAACTCCATTTAGAAGTAAACGCCAATCCCAACCGGAAAGGCTACTATAAAAAAGAAATTTGGGGAGGACAATCAAAAGCAAGTATTTTCGAAGAAGAAACCTTCGAATGTATTGATTGCATTTATTTTCCACCATTAAGAGATGCTGAAGAGAAATTAGTGAACGGAAAAAAATCTCGTCTTGCTCAGCTTTTAAAAAAGCAATATGGTGATAATAAAGAGAAACTTGTCGATAGCGTCAAAGGTTTTAACGACATAATCACTAGTAATGCTGATGGGAACTATAATGAAATAGAAGCAGCTAAAAAGAACATAAACACAAAATTAGTGGAAACCTTGGGAAGTCATCTTGGACAAAGTGTCAATTTGCAGTTTGCAGAGACAACTTTTAATAAAGTGGTTGAGAGTATTAAAATGGTGTTTTTTCCTCTTAGCGGAGAGACGGATCCCAATAAGTTCAGAGATATTGCAACAAATAGTCTAGGTTACAACAACCTTTTATACATCGCTACAGTATTCGCCGAACTTGAGTTGCTAAAAGACAATAACTTGGTGACGGTATTACTGATTGAGGAGCCTGAAGCTCATTTACATCCTCAATTGCAAGTAAAATTTATTAAGTACCTAAAGCAGTTGACAGATATGTTGCATAATACTCAAGTGGTCATTACAACACATTCCCCTGTCTTAGCTTCATCAATAAGTATAGACAACTTAATTCATATCGTGCAAAAGGATGAGAATTTTGTTGCAACTGCTTTGAAAGATATCAATATGGGCAATAGTAAAGGTTATTTAAATCGGTGGTTAGATGTTACAAAATCAACGTTACTTTTTTCAAAAGGAATCATTTTAGTAGAAGGTATCAGTGAAGCCATGTTAATTCCTGTGTTAGCGCAAATAACGCTGGCAAAATATAATATTTCAGTAATTGAAACTTCAAAAAAACCATTGCCGAGTTCCTTGGAAGAGGCAGGGGTCTCAGTTATAAATATAAATGGCATTAATTTTAAACATTTTTTGAAGTTGTTCTCCGATTGTGATGATAGTTCGGGAGAAGAAACATTACCAATCCGTTGTTCTGGTATTACTGATAATGATCCGGGGAAAACGGAAATTTCTTTATTCGATAAAGTTGGAATGCCAATTTTGAGTGATGACGGAAGGCCCAAAAAAAAGTTAATCGAGACATACCCACTTCCCAGTAATACTTCAAAAGGAAACAATAGCGCCTTAGCATTAATTGAAGATGTTAACAAAAGCAAGTGGGCACGATTATTTCATTCGCCATTAAAAACTTTTGAATATGATCTTGCTATGGAAAAAAACACAAAATTAATGGCGCAAACGCTTAAAATTTTGTGGCCTACTGGAAATGGAAAGGTAAGTAAGGATTGTGAAAAAATTATTGAGTACGATAATAAATACGTTGATGAGAATCTTTTGAGTGAGGATGCAAAGTTTATTATTGAGCATATTGAGGATGAGAATATAGGTAAAGGAACTTTTGCTCAACAATTTGCAGAAATAATCGAAACTCAAATCAATAATGAACTGTTTAAGATTGCTTCAGAAAAATCTAATTCGACGGCAATATTGCAAAATATCAGCAAGCTGATAAATGTCCCAAAATATATTGAGGATGCAGTAATTTGGTCTTGTGGTGGTGATTTACATGACTAA
- a CDS encoding RES domain-containing protein produces MNECYVICRSCFDDLIEVINRLNIKVSISRRPRIIRETEKTKYNCLLCNLKLEAYVEYYPEEYFEEKIIPIFVLIGGKLSTKIYGCFKCVGAQLDYDVYRWNKDEEDPSNFIENNAGQSVESFLWGEGIDDKFQKLILEHLRCQTCHYGEEPIDYSHNPDGGTFESYDQVYDEYETNSVFGLDDFDFIEFSQFAQKYNIDLSWQELHEFKQHLLKYPLLAYKHETGKKVYDLLQKHYEKGDYIALRSGTQLFRGRARKKDRKHVFGEDEIWNPPEGLPQHGRYNAVGISVLYLSNRMKAIPYEIHPLNDENIDIALFKTRKKLKLFNIGLFDHSFQGFFNEINEESKPLKKAYLLTNYIGNCCAEIGFHGVAYQGVSDRKYTNYALFNFEKNNEIRIVEVVSFEVEIIYNLKTEAKSTKHKGNEDTFPEF; encoded by the coding sequence ATGAACGAGTGCTACGTCATTTGCAGGAGTTGTTTTGACGATCTAATCGAAGTCATTAACAGGCTAAATATAAAAGTAAGTATTAGCAGAAGACCTCGGATCATAAGAGAAACAGAAAAAACAAAGTATAATTGTTTACTGTGTAATTTAAAGCTTGAAGCTTACGTTGAGTATTATCCTGAAGAGTATTTTGAAGAGAAGATCATACCCATCTTCGTGTTAATCGGAGGCAAGCTTTCAACAAAAATTTATGGGTGTTTCAAATGTGTTGGCGCGCAGCTTGATTATGATGTTTATCGTTGGAATAAAGATGAAGAAGACCCGAGTAATTTTATTGAAAACAACGCAGGACAATCCGTTGAAAGCTTTTTGTGGGGGGAAGGAATAGACGATAAGTTCCAAAAGCTAATACTTGAACATCTACGATGTCAAACTTGCCACTATGGTGAAGAGCCAATTGATTATTCCCATAATCCGGATGGAGGTACTTTTGAATCTTATGATCAAGTATATGATGAATATGAAACAAATTCGGTATTTGGATTAGATGACTTTGACTTTATTGAGTTTTCTCAGTTTGCCCAAAAATATAATATTGATCTTAGTTGGCAGGAACTCCATGAGTTTAAACAGCATCTTTTGAAATATCCTCTTCTGGCATATAAGCATGAAACGGGGAAAAAAGTATATGATCTTCTGCAAAAACATTATGAAAAGGGAGACTATATAGCATTAAGAAGTGGGACTCAACTTTTCAGGGGAAGGGCACGAAAAAAAGATAGGAAACATGTATTTGGAGAAGATGAAATCTGGAATCCACCCGAGGGATTGCCTCAGCACGGACGTTATAATGCTGTTGGCATATCTGTTTTATATCTGAGTAATCGAATGAAAGCCATCCCGTATGAAATTCATCCGTTAAACGATGAAAATATTGACATTGCTCTTTTTAAAACGAGAAAAAAATTGAAGTTGTTTAACATCGGTTTGTTTGATCATAGTTTCCAGGGTTTTTTTAATGAGATAAACGAAGAGAGTAAGCCCTTAAAAAAGGCTTATCTACTAACCAATTATATTGGTAATTGCTGTGCTGAAATTGGATTTCATGGTGTGGCTTATCAAGGTGTAAGCGATAGAAAATATACAAACTATGCATTGTTTAATTTTGAAAAGAACAATGAAATACGAATTGTTGAGGTTGTCAGTTTTGAAGTGGAAATTATATATAACCTGAAGACAGAAGCCAAAAGTACAAAACATAAAGGGAATGAAGATACCTTTCCAGAGTTCTAA
- a CDS encoding Wadjet anti-phage system protein JetD domain-containing protein, protein MQIESDRLEEAFKQHFSRKLLSTLLEKYEQSQSFQSGEPGKQRPQLVMSKSPFNSDYTDEMDFMKRQWMNEILIDLEYKGIISLRWGKFSNFQEVERIYLNWDMLVEAYSLSGRMSLRKKLNRLREIFEPLVQHPWAWVADWGERVRAGLLEGKTSYLDLDNPSGYVDLVRTLLQLSKLDGKVVSLRLFSQQLFQDSKHLEREVLKRLLNVVKQASGEQRETDEEWLDFIGLTRNPQYVYLCGPLRARSKSGGWISTEELMGGVGLSRQTVELINDMTTDARRIITIENLSSYHQWVEQRELYAAEELIIYTGGFPHRLLQHFLKMLSNAVDKGDKPIPIMHWGDIDLGGIRIFEFIKTRLFPSLEPIWMNSAVLLNYERQAASVSDEYASRIQAALDDPGYAAWIPVMQTMLERRIRLEQESITEIELSSED, encoded by the coding sequence GTGCAGATTGAATCGGATCGATTGGAGGAGGCCTTCAAACAACATTTTTCTCGCAAGCTCCTAAGTACGCTTCTGGAAAAATATGAACAGAGCCAGTCCTTCCAAAGCGGAGAGCCTGGCAAACAACGGCCGCAACTCGTCATGTCTAAAAGTCCGTTTAACTCGGACTATACAGATGAAATGGATTTTATGAAACGTCAATGGATGAACGAGATCCTGATTGATTTGGAGTACAAGGGAATCATCTCTTTGAGATGGGGAAAGTTCAGTAATTTTCAAGAAGTTGAGCGCATTTATCTCAACTGGGACATGCTTGTTGAAGCTTATTCTCTTTCCGGGAGAATGTCGCTTAGAAAAAAACTGAATCGCTTACGAGAGATATTTGAACCTCTTGTACAACATCCGTGGGCTTGGGTTGCAGATTGGGGAGAAAGGGTTCGGGCAGGACTACTGGAAGGAAAGACGTCATATCTCGATCTGGATAATCCATCTGGCTACGTTGATCTGGTGCGGACGTTGCTACAACTGTCGAAGCTTGACGGAAAGGTTGTTTCACTCAGATTGTTTAGCCAGCAGTTATTTCAGGATTCCAAGCATCTGGAACGGGAAGTATTAAAACGACTGCTAAATGTAGTGAAGCAAGCCTCGGGGGAACAGAGAGAAACAGATGAGGAATGGCTTGATTTCATCGGACTAACCCGTAATCCGCAGTATGTTTATCTATGCGGTCCTCTCAGGGCTCGGAGTAAAAGCGGAGGTTGGATTTCTACAGAAGAACTGATGGGTGGTGTTGGGTTATCCCGTCAGACGGTTGAACTCATTAACGATATGACTACCGATGCACGTCGAATAATTACGATTGAGAATTTGTCCAGCTACCATCAATGGGTCGAACAACGTGAATTATATGCTGCTGAAGAGTTGATCATCTACACGGGGGGATTTCCCCATCGACTTTTGCAGCACTTCCTGAAAATGTTGTCGAATGCAGTGGATAAGGGAGATAAGCCCATTCCAATCATGCATTGGGGGGATATTGATCTAGGGGGCATCCGCATTTTTGAATTTATCAAAACTCGGCTGTTTCCCTCGTTGGAGCCAATTTGGATGAATTCCGCCGTCCTCCTGAATTACGAGCGGCAGGCCGCCTCAGTATCTGATGAATATGCATCTCGAATTCAAGCGGCTCTGGATGACCCTGGATACGCAGCTTGGATTCCAGTAATGCAAACCATGCTGGAGCGGAGAATTCGGCTGGAACAAGAAAGCATTACTGAAATTGAACTGTCGTCGGAAGACTAA
- a CDS encoding ATP-binding protein, which produces MKWMKRLRLINWHYFTDVTIEFGKQTLITGQNGAGKSTIIDALQVLFVADQRLIRFNAATDEAKRSYINYLKGKIGNDERSFLRDGDFTTYIVSEFLDEKKQESFIIGIAVDVYRDRTYDEEYFILAETRLEQLDFVNSRHELLNREEFHRRYGGASGTIGKRGVRNKALFERNKSNYLKALLARAGGLPERFFKVFTKALSFKPISDIRDFVYDYILDRRELQLDLLKHNFELHERYKLELERLQERKVQLQSIQESYRMYVRYRETAKEQDYVIRRLRLEIECEYKEQKERNLAHSQQQLALNVDNIALAETKRQEASEESKKAYQRWQDNAAEKRKKELELKVKEGQAKLEESRRLKQTYENQLLQEVELVGQLIGWSDNEYWILETQEKAANNKHQETLQCLLEIVRFSKLEEHEDEEWQKRLETIGGELSKWHQRLVVGESRLQEQLKADEEQIRELERVIRELEQKRRSYSEPVRQLKALLEERLNGRSEVWIFCEETELMDEEWRNAIEGYLNTQRFDILVEPNYVSEALRIYEQEKWKYKLEGVGLVDTEKEKRFLGTSEKGALAHEVEAIHPVIQAHVEHLLGRVMKAANEQELRRHRTAVTKSCMVYSNYVARQMAKKQYEVPYMGAKAIIRQLEIRRAELTELQEAHAHRRQLHSVFQTRMRLTKEKESQYARLAANTGLMRELDKLAFELEQDRNSLRTLDLTESERLKSEYGRWSKQEQEWLTKLGEYKERKGKLEEECKQGVASVHIQENKIRDAEESCHQWVNDWGLECEQRAVQRYEEAMKQTIPTAQKLQNYTSSWRGQQTLRDDQFKAVVTLRTRYNASSADIHDEENTVYDQLFETIEHLNIPEYQSKVEAARAESEEEFKSHFIFKLREAIEMARREFDQLNYALRHFPFSDDRYHFEVRANERYKKFYDAIMDPMLMEKGSLFELPESERTANLHELFEKLVRGEVGELDEFTDYRQYLDFDIVITSGNGAKSRFSQVLKEKSGGETQTPFYIAILASFHHLYSNNKTSRLVVFDEAFNKMDEQRIQSSLRLIKRLGLQLIAAVPDEKMQHMAPEVSTTLFVSKHNYQCYVDMIDRWEELDESETDKAHDITLDDDVDEISGAMDIAERQETLF; this is translated from the coding sequence ATGAAATGGATGAAGCGGCTGCGGTTGATTAACTGGCATTACTTCACGGATGTGACCATAGAGTTTGGTAAACAGACGCTTATCACCGGCCAAAATGGAGCTGGAAAATCTACCATTATCGACGCACTTCAAGTTCTGTTCGTTGCTGATCAGCGGCTAATTCGTTTTAATGCGGCTACAGATGAAGCAAAAAGGAGCTATATCAATTACTTAAAAGGAAAAATCGGAAACGACGAACGCTCGTTTCTTCGTGATGGGGATTTTACAACCTACATCGTTTCCGAATTTCTGGACGAAAAGAAGCAGGAATCGTTTATTATTGGGATTGCCGTGGATGTTTATCGGGATCGTACGTACGATGAAGAATATTTTATACTGGCAGAAACCAGGCTGGAACAGCTTGATTTCGTAAACTCTCGTCACGAATTGTTGAATCGGGAAGAGTTTCATCGTCGTTATGGCGGCGCATCTGGAACGATTGGAAAAAGAGGAGTTCGAAACAAAGCGTTGTTTGAACGTAACAAGTCCAATTACTTAAAGGCGCTGCTTGCAAGGGCTGGAGGATTACCTGAACGTTTCTTCAAAGTATTCACTAAGGCGCTCTCGTTTAAGCCGATTTCTGACATCCGCGATTTTGTCTATGACTATATTCTTGACCGACGGGAACTTCAATTAGATTTGTTAAAGCATAATTTTGAACTTCACGAACGGTACAAACTGGAACTGGAGCGACTGCAGGAACGAAAAGTACAACTGCAGAGCATTCAGGAGAGTTATCGGATGTATGTAAGATACCGGGAGACGGCGAAGGAGCAGGACTATGTGATTCGTCGTTTGAGATTAGAGATAGAGTGTGAATACAAAGAACAAAAGGAGCGCAACCTGGCCCACTCGCAGCAACAGTTAGCCTTGAATGTGGATAATATTGCTTTAGCAGAAACCAAGCGCCAAGAAGCAAGCGAGGAAAGCAAAAAAGCGTACCAACGTTGGCAAGATAATGCGGCTGAAAAAAGAAAAAAAGAGCTTGAATTGAAAGTAAAGGAAGGTCAAGCAAAGCTTGAGGAATCCAGAAGGCTTAAACAAACGTATGAAAATCAGCTGCTACAAGAGGTTGAGCTTGTAGGACAACTTATCGGTTGGTCTGACAATGAATACTGGATATTAGAAACTCAGGAAAAAGCGGCTAATAATAAGCATCAGGAGACGTTGCAATGTCTACTGGAAATCGTCCGGTTTTCGAAATTGGAAGAGCATGAGGATGAAGAATGGCAGAAGCGATTGGAGACTATAGGAGGCGAATTGTCGAAGTGGCATCAGCGCCTTGTTGTTGGCGAGTCTCGTTTACAAGAACAGCTTAAAGCCGACGAAGAACAAATTCGGGAATTGGAGCGGGTTATTAGAGAACTGGAACAGAAACGGCGCAGTTATTCGGAACCGGTTCGCCAATTGAAAGCTTTATTAGAGGAAAGATTAAATGGCCGTTCGGAGGTATGGATTTTTTGCGAAGAGACCGAACTGATGGATGAGGAATGGCGAAACGCTATTGAAGGATACCTCAATACCCAGAGGTTTGACATATTGGTCGAGCCCAATTATGTTTCGGAAGCGTTACGCATTTATGAGCAGGAGAAGTGGAAGTACAAATTGGAAGGCGTAGGTCTGGTAGATACTGAAAAGGAAAAAAGATTTCTTGGCACTTCCGAGAAGGGGGCATTAGCCCATGAGGTGGAAGCTATCCATCCTGTCATTCAGGCTCACGTTGAGCATCTGCTTGGCAGGGTTATGAAAGCGGCAAATGAACAAGAGCTTCGACGCCATCGTACTGCGGTAACGAAGAGTTGTATGGTATACAGTAATTATGTAGCGAGACAAATGGCCAAGAAGCAGTATGAAGTTCCGTATATGGGGGCAAAGGCAATTATTCGCCAGTTGGAAATTCGACGAGCTGAATTGACAGAGCTCCAGGAAGCGCATGCCCATCGCAGGCAATTGCATAGTGTTTTCCAGACTCGAATGCGCCTAACCAAGGAAAAAGAATCCCAATATGCTCGTCTTGCAGCAAATACGGGTCTTATGCGGGAACTGGACAAGCTTGCTTTCGAGCTAGAACAAGATCGGAACAGTTTAAGAACGCTGGATTTGACAGAATCTGAGCGTTTAAAAAGTGAGTATGGGCGTTGGAGCAAGCAGGAGCAGGAGTGGCTAACCAAACTAGGAGAATATAAAGAGAGAAAAGGAAAGCTGGAGGAAGAATGCAAGCAAGGCGTTGCCAGTGTCCACATACAAGAAAACAAGATCCGAGATGCAGAGGAAAGTTGCCATCAATGGGTAAACGATTGGGGTTTAGAATGCGAGCAACGGGCAGTGCAACGATATGAAGAAGCCATGAAGCAAACAATACCCACCGCGCAAAAGCTGCAGAATTATACAAGCAGTTGGAGAGGGCAGCAGACACTTCGTGATGATCAGTTCAAAGCAGTTGTTACATTACGAACTCGTTATAATGCCAGTAGCGCCGATATTCATGATGAAGAAAATACGGTCTACGATCAGTTATTTGAAACGATTGAGCATCTGAATATTCCAGAGTATCAGTCAAAGGTGGAAGCGGCTCGAGCAGAGTCCGAGGAAGAGTTTAAATCACACTTTATTTTCAAATTGCGTGAAGCTATTGAGATGGCCCGTCGTGAGTTTGATCAGCTTAACTATGCCTTGCGTCATTTTCCTTTTTCGGATGATCGGTATCATTTCGAAGTAAGAGCCAATGAACGTTATAAAAAGTTTTATGACGCTATTATGGACCCTATGCTTATGGAAAAAGGTTCATTGTTTGAGCTTCCTGAAAGCGAGCGTACAGCCAACCTTCATGAATTGTTTGAAAAACTGGTGCGGGGTGAGGTTGGTGAACTAGATGAGTTTACAGATTATCGACAGTACCTGGATTTCGATATAGTTATTACTTCAGGCAATGGGGCGAAGTCCAGATTTTCGCAAGTGTTGAAGGAGAAATCTGGCGGGGAGACGCAAACGCCTTTCTATATTGCTATTTTAGCATCATTTCATCACTTGTATTCAAACAATAAGACATCGCGGCTGGTCGTTTTTGACGAAGCGTTCAACAAGATGGACGAGCAACGAATTCAATCAAGCCTTCGGTTAATCAAGAGATTAGGGTTGCAATTGATTGCCGCTGTTCCTGATGAGAAGATGCAGCATATGGCGCCAGAAGTGTCGACTACCTTGTTTGTCAGCAAGCACAACTATCAATGCTACGTGGATATGATTGATCGTTGGGAGGAGCTTGACGAATCAGAAACTGATAAAGCACACGATATCACTTTGGACGACGATGTCGATGAAATAAGTGGGGCTATGGACATTGCCGAGCGGCAAGAAACGTTATTTTAG
- a CDS encoding DUF4194 domain-containing protein, whose amino-acid sequence MVFQELGDSEREKVREAINRLLEVNMLVKEKEREMYAVIRRNRTNLASYFQFLGWELTVDERHECVYLHIYDSRLRKRLDRDHTIWLLILRILYEEKRQGLSLADFPMVTLYDIRSKYETFQMEWVKPTVLDRLVRLCVQVQLMEPLDAEQRSDDARFKLFHTWMYVIQADEMKQLTERLERYESEKKGGILDEMDEAAAVD is encoded by the coding sequence ATGGTGTTTCAAGAATTAGGCGATTCGGAACGTGAAAAAGTGCGGGAAGCAATAAACAGATTATTAGAAGTGAATATGCTTGTCAAGGAAAAGGAAAGGGAGATGTATGCGGTAATACGTCGGAATCGTACCAACTTAGCTTCCTATTTTCAATTTTTAGGTTGGGAATTAACTGTCGATGAACGGCATGAATGCGTTTATTTGCATATTTATGACAGCCGATTGCGAAAAAGGCTCGATCGTGATCATACGATTTGGTTGCTAATCCTCCGGATCTTGTATGAGGAAAAGAGACAGGGATTGTCTCTGGCTGATTTCCCGATGGTGACACTCTATGATATTCGAAGTAAATATGAGACTTTTCAAATGGAATGGGTTAAGCCTACCGTGTTAGACAGGCTAGTACGATTATGTGTCCAAGTTCAATTAATGGAACCGCTTGATGCGGAACAGAGATCGGATGATGCCCGTTTTAAGCTGTTCCACACATGGATGTATGTAATCCAGGCGGATGAGATGAAACAATTGACGGAGCGTCTTGAACGATATGAATCAGAAAAGAAGGGGGGAATACTGGATGAAATGGATGAAGCGGCTGCGGTTGATTAA
- a CDS encoding Wadjet anti-phage system protein JetA family protein, translated as MKLFDVIPDGLFLLLTGSNKQIYAEILLLLYENVQAERFGIRYEVMRDLIQELLETHEELGQSIHEPDHDEKPLLQREPEQISLEEATRAKANAILRRLETMRWISVETRSQFDRYLVLPHYSSKLIGLFKELCEAKSVEYQRFAFLIYQSLTGEAAKLQPCSAVLSAADVSAQFRQELIALYNNMKAHMEQVVRKTSIQDVLDHHFEQYKSQIIDKSYHRLKTSDHVARYRMQILNTVQQWLLDSAIMEEAALDGVKSGLYAVLEEAERAVRQALFFIEETFLGLDELFYQIDVRHNQYLRSSFERARYLSQQSEGTEQQIAKLLELLGKVSPSEEQDRIFAIREIRALSDHSLLPPRRKRAPHQPEAHIVIDMPEHIRQELKEKSVEKMRKAITRKKVNDYVLQKLDGRTEMELMELAPHNAEEFILLGYVYLYGNDGGSSFRLQRRTDRQVLVIGNYRFDNHTIKRRGGQS; from the coding sequence GTGAAATTATTTGATGTAATTCCCGATGGACTTTTCTTATTGTTAACGGGATCGAATAAACAGATTTATGCGGAGATTTTGTTGCTTCTTTATGAGAACGTTCAAGCTGAGCGGTTTGGCATTCGATATGAAGTGATGAGGGACCTGATTCAGGAATTGCTTGAGACTCACGAAGAATTGGGCCAATCTATCCACGAACCGGATCATGATGAAAAACCATTGCTCCAACGCGAACCTGAGCAAATTTCATTAGAGGAGGCTACACGGGCGAAAGCAAATGCTATTCTCAGACGATTGGAAACCATGCGTTGGATTAGTGTTGAAACTCGCAGTCAGTTTGACCGTTATTTGGTGTTGCCTCATTACTCCAGTAAGCTTATCGGTCTATTTAAGGAATTATGTGAAGCAAAATCGGTAGAATATCAGCGATTTGCTTTTCTTATATATCAATCGCTCACAGGTGAAGCTGCCAAGCTACAGCCTTGTTCTGCGGTACTTAGCGCTGCTGATGTCAGCGCACAGTTCCGACAAGAACTCATCGCGCTGTATAACAATATGAAAGCTCATATGGAACAGGTTGTTCGTAAAACTTCAATTCAAGATGTATTGGATCATCACTTTGAACAATATAAATCACAAATTATTGATAAGAGCTATCACCGTCTTAAAACATCGGATCATGTAGCCCGGTACCGTATGCAAATTTTAAATACTGTGCAGCAATGGCTGCTTGATTCGGCAATAATGGAAGAAGCGGCTCTTGACGGGGTGAAAAGCGGGCTATACGCCGTACTGGAGGAAGCTGAAAGGGCAGTTCGTCAAGCGTTGTTTTTCATCGAAGAAACTTTCCTTGGACTGGATGAATTATTTTATCAAATTGATGTCCGTCACAACCAGTATTTACGTTCTTCATTTGAACGAGCTCGTTATTTGAGCCAGCAGAGTGAAGGAACAGAACAGCAAATCGCTAAGCTGCTAGAATTGCTTGGCAAGGTATCGCCATCTGAGGAACAAGATCGGATATTTGCAATACGTGAGATCAGAGCGCTATCTGATCACTCATTGTTGCCGCCGCGGCGGAAAAGGGCACCCCATCAACCAGAGGCCCATATTGTTATTGATATGCCTGAGCACATAAGGCAGGAGCTGAAGGAAAAAAGCGTTGAAAAAATGCGTAAAGCTATAACTCGCAAAAAAGTCAATGATTATGTATTGCAAAAGCTGGATGGCAGGACTGAAATGGAACTAATGGAACTGGCTCCTCATAATGCTGAAGAATTTATTTTACTCGGATATGTCTACTTATACGGCAACGACGGCGGGTCTTCGTTTCGCCTTCAGCGTCGGACCGATCGGCAAGTGCTTGTAATCGGTAATTATCGGTTCGACAACCACACCATTAAACGGAGAGGGGGGCAGTCGTAA
- a CDS encoding aldo/keto reductase → MRVGRNGVTPWSPLARGRLSPPWEVERKPNVQKRTVCERKLISKPDMDKTIVDRLAEVAGNRSLPMTQITLAWLLSKPVIAAPLVDATKIQYIEDAVTAVSLHLSEEEISLLKEPYLPHAPLSHYRFLKDRFLSPNQSRSLIKSKRTCLLQIRLLFVWREY, encoded by the coding sequence GTGCGAGTCGGAAGGAACGGGGTCACACCCTGGTCGCCATTGGCGCGCGGACGGCTATCGCCGCCCTGGGAGGTTGAACGCAAACCGAACGTGCAAAAACGGACCGTCTGCGAGCGCAAACTCATATCCAAGCCAGATATGGATAAGACGATTGTTGACAGGCTGGCCGAGGTGGCTGGAAACCGCAGTCTTCCCATGACCCAAATTACGCTCGCCTGGCTGCTTTCGAAGCCTGTCATTGCCGCTCCGCTTGTCGACGCAACCAAGATCCAGTATATAGAGGATGCGGTCACCGCCGTATCGCTCCATTTATCGGAAGAGGAAATCAGTTTGCTGAAAGAACCTTATCTGCCACATGCGCCATTAAGCCATTACCGTTTTTTGAAAGATAGGTTTTTGTCCCCTAATCAATCCCGATCGTTAATTAAAAGCAAGCGAACCTGTCTATTGCAGATTCGCTTGCTTTTTGTGTGGCGTGAATATTAA